The nucleotide window ATCATTTGAAATTTTTGCATATGCATATCGATTAATGTATTCAATTAGGCTAACATTTTCTGTGAAATCAGATTTGTACCATTTAAATATTTTGGAAAGTTGTGCTTCTGAATTTTGAAGTTTGTTTTTGGAACTGTCATTAATAAAATCCTTACATGCAATTTCCAGCTGCTCTTCTAATTTTTTGGCAATAAAGGCCTCATACCTCAATTTCGGGCAGGAAAATGAAGCGCAATTAATCGCAAAATGTATTCGGGGTTCATTCATTTTACGCAACACCTCATGTTCAATTTCACCCAGAGAAAGAATATTGTTACCAATTTGTACCCGTTTTTGGTCCCAAGGATTTCTTATGTCTTTAATACTCGAAATAGGATAATTATCTAAAATTAATTTTATTGTATGGGCATTATAAGCATTTATGTAATAGGCAATTGATTCATCTTTGGTCCAATTATTCTGGGGAGGATGTTTTGCTAACGACTGCAAATAATTGGTCAGCCTTAATTCTTCTGTCTTAAACCCTTTATAATTTACAAATCCGTTTCCATCCACAAATTGTTTTAATAGGGAATCCCATACTAAATGATTTACTTTCTCATCTGTAATTATTTTAGGTTCCTTTAGTAGATAATTTGGTTGAGGGGCCTCTTTACAGCTTAAAACAACAATAGCAATCAGGTGAAAAAGTAAGCCGTACAACATAGGTTTAATTGGAAAATAAATTTTTAGCAACAACCTCCTCCGTCATAGTGCCAAGTTGATTCGCTAATATACAAATCATCTCTCTGAAGATTTTTCAACGCATTGGCTGTTTTATCGCAAATTGCCAATGGTTGATTCTTGAAGAGGATATGACCTTTTCCATCATCAAAATACTCAGTATCGCCGAAATAAATTGCGGCTCTACCCGAAAAAATACAAGGTCCATCCTTTGGCATAGGATCTTTTATGGCCGCCACTTCTATGGATTCGATGTAGATTAATTCCTCTGTATTATAATGTTTAGGGTTTAAAACTCGGTAAGGTTTTCTAGCTCTAATTTCAATTGTACCGAAACCAGCGTCGGTTAAAAGTTTTACGTAATCTTTGATCGGAATGCTGCCACTAAGGCAAAGTGCTCTCAAACGCTCATCATTTCTTAAAGCCTCATTCATTGGCTGTTCGCATGTTGGATCGCTCATAACCAAACGTCCGTGAGGTTTTAAAACGCGATACATTTCGCTTATGGCAGCTTTTAAATCATCTTCTTTAAATATATTAAACAAGCAGTTTTGTGCGGCCACATCGATACTATTATCCTCCAATGGCAGTGCCAAGGCATCTCCCTTTCGTAAATCCACAAATTCACTTTTAAACCAAGGATTTAATTTTTCGGCTTCTTCAAAATTAATTTTTGAAGCTTCCAACATTTCGTCTACTACATCAACCCCAACAACGCCATTTTTTTGTCTTGAAAAATATGCGAATTGGAGAAGTTCCATGCCTCCGCCGACACCAACATATAAGATCTTTGGATTGTTCGTAAGATCACGAGGATGTACGGTACTACCACAGCCATAATTCATTTCTTGCATGATTTTCGGAATTTTTAAACCTGGCAATTCCCAAATAGGATTTGTGGTGCAACAAAGACCAACATTCGGAGTTAAGGCAGCATCCTTATATATGTCTTTCGTAGTATCTAGGTAACTCATGGAAATGTGTAAATTTTAAGTTGAGACGTGTAAAATATTCACGCCTTTCAATTATAAACGTTAAAGTTTTTCAATTAACGATTTAAAAAGTGTTATCATCTGTGGTTCGGCCTTATTTGCCATTGCAATAATTTCGTCGATATTAACTGGTTTTAGATTGTCAGGATCACATTCGTCCGTAATAACAGAAACTGCAGCCACTCTAAGACCTAAATGATTAGAAACTATAACCTCTGGAACGGTACTCATCCCTACTGCATCTGAACCTATAATTTTAAGCATGCGATATTCAGCCTTGGTTTCTAATTGTGGTCCGAGCATTGCGGCATACACACCTTCGTGTAAAGTAATGTCATTTTCTTTTGCAATACTTCTGAATTGATCATTTAGGTCATTGTCGTAAGGTTCGCTCATATCAGCAAATCGCTCTCCTAATAAGGACACGCCCTTAAAGGCCAAGGGAGAATCTCCAAGTAAATTTAGATGGTCGGTGATCAACATAATTTCACCTTTTTTCATGTCTAGGTTAATTGCCCCTGCAGCATTACTAACCAACAAGGTTGAAATGCCTAATCGCTTCATAATTCTTACTGGGAATGTTACATCTTGTAAAGAGTAGCCTTCGTATAAGTGGAACCTACCTTGCATTATCACAACCTTTTTCCCTGATAAAATTCCGTAGATAAGTTTCCCTTTATGAAATTCTACAGTTGCCGTAGGAAAATATGGAATATGGTTGTAACTAACCGAATGTATGATTTCTACATCATTAATTAATTGGCCTAGGCCCGTTCCTAGAATTATACCTATTTCGGGCTTGTCGAATCCCTTGTGAATGAGATATTCAGTAGTTTCTTCAATTTCTTTTATCATAATAATTGTTTAATACAGAAAGTATGGTAGTATTAGTTTTGAGAGTTTCAGAATTCAGTAAATTCTCAAAGGTATCAATATCGTTTAATTTTGCTATTAGGGCAGGGTGGATATTATGTTCTTGAAGTTGTTTAAGGCTATTTTTTAATACAAATTGGTTACTCCATTGTTCCAGTTTGAAAGGTGCCTCCAATAACTCCGAAAGTCCAATTAAATAATAACCACCATCCAATGCTGGGCCAAAAACAACCTTATTATTATCTAACTGCTCGAAAGCTGAACGAATGTTTGTTGATTTCATATCGGGAATGTCGGATCCAATTAGAATGATTTTTCTATATCCTTGGGAAAATCCATCCTCGAAGGCATTGTACATCCTTTGACCTAAATCTTCCCCATATTGAATTTTGTTTGGATAATTTTTAAAAATATCAGAATCAATAGTTTCTGAAAAATACACGACGATATCTTCTTTGCATTCTAACAAAGTATTTTCTAGAATTTTAAGAAATTCAATATAGATAGTTAGTGCTGCTTCATCACCAATAGTGTATGCTAGGCGTGATTTAACAGCGCCTAATTTTGGGGTTTTTACAAAAACAATGATAAGGGAATCCATCAACAATTAAGCTACTGAACCTTGGCAGCTACTGCCAGCCCCGGCAGTACAACCATAACAATGCTGACTAATAACAATTTCCCTATTTTGTAAAATAGCTTCATTATATTCAGAAACATGTTTTACTTTTCCATTAACCGGTAAATGCAACATTTGGTTAAAGTCGCAATCATAGAGATAGCCATCCCAACTTACTGAAATAGTGTTAGTACACATAACATTTTCTACTGCAGCCGGATTGAAGGCTTCCACCAAATTGTACATATAGTCCTCGTAATTTTCTGAGGCTAGTAAGTAATCAAGAAATCGACTTATGGGTAAATTTGTTAGTGCAAATAAATTATGAAACTGTATGCCAAAATCTTCCATTAAGGCCTTTTTGAAATCTAATTCCATTGACGCCTGGTCTCCAGGAAGAAAGGCTCCAGATGGATTATAAACTAAATCCAATTTTAGAGGACTATCCTTAAGGCCATAGCCTATTTTATTTAAGGCTTTCAATGCTTTAATCGATTGATCAAAAACACCTTCACCTCGTTGTTTGTCAGTTTTTCCTCTTGTCCAATGTGGCATTGAACTTACCACATGTATATTGTGTTCTTTAAAGAATGCTGGTAAATCATAGTATTTTTTGTTCGCCCGCATAATTGTTAAGTTAGAACGAACAATAATATCTCTTACACCAATCTTGCTTGCTTCTTCCACAAACCACCTGAAATTAGGGTTCATTTCTGGAGCCCCTCCTGTTAAATCTAAGGTATGCGCTGAGGTATTTTTTAAGATTTCCAGACATTGAGACATAATCTCCTTTGCCATAATTTCTTTTCTGTCTGGACCTGCATCCACATGGCAATGTTTGCACACTTGATTACACATGTAACCAACATTTATTTGCAGAATTTCCAGAGATTTTGGTTTTAGCGGAAAATGCCCCGATTTGTGTATAGATTCCTTAAAAGTTGGTAATTCTCCTTGGGCAAAAATTCCATTGGACAGAAGCTCCAACTGTTTTTCAGCATTTGCTAATTCGCTTTCACGCCGCTTTAGTGATTTAATCATGCAACTACATTTCTAATTTATTCACCTTGCTCATCATTTGAACCCCGTGAACCAATGATGCGCCCCCTCTAATTGCACCTGCCACATGCAAGGCTTCCATCATTTCCTCTTTGGTAATTCCTCTCTGTAGGCCATCTCCTGTATAAGCATCAATACAATAAGGACATTGTATGGTGTGGGCTACCGCCAAAGCGATGAGGGATTTTTCCCTGGCGGACAATGCACCCTCTTTAAAAACACTATTGTAATAATCAAAAAATTTTTCACCTAGACTTGAATTCCAATCTGAGATTTTTCCAAAATTTTTTAGATCGGCAGGATCATAATATGTTTTTTGCATGATGAGTTTCTAAATATTGTTATTTTGAAAGATACTCGTTTATGTCGAAATAAACGAGTGATGATTACAAACAAAATTAAGGGTTCTATCGTCTCTTCAAAATAAAATGGTGTATTGAAACATAGAATTCGTTTACCTTTAACCATATGAGAGCATTTCTATTGAAAATTACTTTAAGCCTATGTATGGTTTTAACCTATATGGGCTGTAGGGAAAATAAATCGGAATCTATGAACGAGGAAAAACAAGCAAATGATTTAATTAACGAACAAAGCCCATACTTACTCCAACATGCCTACAATCCTGTTGATTGGAAGCCTTGGTCTAATGAGGCATTAGAGGAGGCCAAGAAAGCAAATAAGTTGGTTGTGGTGTCAATCGGTTACGCCTCTTGTCATTGGTGCCATGTAATGGAGGAAGAAAGTTTTGAGAATGATTCTGTAGCCGCCATTATGAATGAACATTTTATAAATATAAAGGTGGATAGGGAAGAACGTCCAGATGTGGATCAAATTTATATGGATGCTGCTCAGCTTATGACCGGTAGGGGAGGGTGGCCCTTAAACTGTATTACCTTGCCTGATGGTAGGCCAGTTTATGCGGGTACTTACCACACTAAGGATCAGTGGATTCAAGTTTTAGATCAATTACAATCACTATATGTGAAATCTCCAGATAAAATGGAACAGTACGCCTCAAGATTGATGGGAGGTCTAGAGAAAATGAATTTAGTTACAATTCCAGAGGATAAAACTTCATTTACATCTGAAACTGTTTTT belongs to Aegicerativicinus sediminis and includes:
- a CDS encoding TIGR04282 family arsenosugar biosynthesis glycosyltransferase, with the protein product MDSLIIVFVKTPKLGAVKSRLAYTIGDEAALTIYIEFLKILENTLLECKEDIVVYFSETIDSDIFKNYPNKIQYGEDLGQRMYNAFEDGFSQGYRKIILIGSDIPDMKSTNIRSAFEQLDNNKVVFGPALDGGYYLIGLSELLEAPFKLEQWSNQFVLKNSLKQLQEHNIHPALIAKLNDIDTFENLLNSETLKTNTTILSVLNNYYDKRN
- a CDS encoding purine-nucleoside phosphorylase gives rise to the protein MIKEIEETTEYLIHKGFDKPEIGIILGTGLGQLINDVEIIHSVSYNHIPYFPTATVEFHKGKLIYGILSGKKVVIMQGRFHLYEGYSLQDVTFPVRIMKRLGISTLLVSNAAGAINLDMKKGEIMLITDHLNLLGDSPLAFKGVSLLGERFADMSEPYDNDLNDQFRSIAKENDITLHEGVYAAMLGPQLETKAEYRMLKIIGSDAVGMSTVPEVIVSNHLGLRVAAVSVITDECDPDNLKPVNIDEIIAMANKAEPQMITLFKSLIEKL
- a CDS encoding arsenosugar biosynthesis-associated peroxidase-like protein — translated: MQKTYYDPADLKNFGKISDWNSSLGEKFFDYYNSVFKEGALSAREKSLIALAVAHTIQCPYCIDAYTGDGLQRGITKEEMMEALHVAGAIRGGASLVHGVQMMSKVNKLEM
- the arsM gene encoding arsenosugar biosynthesis arsenite methyltransferase ArsM; the encoded protein is MSYLDTTKDIYKDAALTPNVGLCCTTNPIWELPGLKIPKIMQEMNYGCGSTVHPRDLTNNPKILYVGVGGGMELLQFAYFSRQKNGVVGVDVVDEMLEASKINFEEAEKLNPWFKSEFVDLRKGDALALPLEDNSIDVAAQNCLFNIFKEDDLKAAISEMYRVLKPHGRLVMSDPTCEQPMNEALRNDERLRALCLSGSIPIKDYVKLLTDAGFGTIEIRARKPYRVLNPKHYNTEELIYIESIEVAAIKDPMPKDGPCIFSGRAAIYFGDTEYFDDGKGHILFKNQPLAICDKTANALKNLQRDDLYISESTWHYDGGGCC
- the arsS gene encoding arsenosugar biosynthesis radical SAM (seleno)protein ArsS (Some members of this family are selenoproteins.) — its product is MIKSLKRRESELANAEKQLELLSNGIFAQGELPTFKESIHKSGHFPLKPKSLEILQINVGYMCNQVCKHCHVDAGPDRKEIMAKEIMSQCLEILKNTSAHTLDLTGGAPEMNPNFRWFVEEASKIGVRDIIVRSNLTIMRANKKYYDLPAFFKEHNIHVVSSMPHWTRGKTDKQRGEGVFDQSIKALKALNKIGYGLKDSPLKLDLVYNPSGAFLPGDQASMELDFKKALMEDFGIQFHNLFALTNLPISRFLDYLLASENYEDYMYNLVEAFNPAAVENVMCTNTISVSWDGYLYDCDFNQMLHLPVNGKVKHVSEYNEAILQNREIVISQHCYGCTAGAGSSCQGSVA
- a CDS encoding DUF547 domain-containing protein; its protein translation is MLYGLLFHLIAIVVLSCKEAPQPNYLLKEPKIITDEKVNHLVWDSLLKQFVDGNGFVNYKGFKTEELRLTNYLQSLAKHPPQNNWTKDESIAYYINAYNAHTIKLILDNYPISSIKDIRNPWDQKRVQIGNNILSLGEIEHEVLRKMNEPRIHFAINCASFSCPKLRYEAFIAKKLEEQLEIACKDFINDSSKNKLQNSEAQLSKIFKWYKSDFTENVSLIEYINRYAYAKISNDAKIRFLEYDWSLNEKP